One part of the Magallana gigas chromosome 5, xbMagGiga1.1, whole genome shotgun sequence genome encodes these proteins:
- the LOC105322755 gene encoding uncharacterized protein isoform X1: MYFNIFQFKENKGLKMDHVLPKVTNEDFEEVGTKTASPTRACSRNEIGDTKEQTPGTSMLNRRKRRQEEGQGHDSRNPKSLRNEERADEAMGPVLKKEIEPNASQMEILRKCTVHEDLNTEQNTSQGGMTDCPTAIKTRKGLPSSSQGNFPDMFLKKVVTITNICTDRIRSPISGVRVTYDNLVWVIYFRNHVKLFSSSGDVLRSTDLDFWPFSYSCMTNGDLLVTHGNDCSPPKPTIELISREGNTRRIADLSAVVQFIWSILYQDERIYVIGENEKQKSKRYIIIQLEMNGEIERVYELKPNCVKIDHLISLHGQIFAMRYEKFGMLPLGTDYVSSVPVNKVHIERACSSGASVDNFGNVIVGSGSLLSNIIVIDPKLERKHKIYFEKPQSGPIRSTAVDQQNQLWIVTDDGNLYITKYLKDSAFDQQDDLSAI; encoded by the exons ATGTACTTTAATATATTTCagttcaaagaaaacaaaggaCTCAAAATGGATCACGTACTTCCTAAAG TGACAAATGAAGATTTTGAAGAGGTTGGTACAAAAACCGCTTCTCCAACAAGAGCTTGCAGTCGGAATGAGATCGGCGATACCAAAGAGCAGACCCCAGGGACATCGATGTTAAATCGCCGGAAGAGGAGACAGGAAGAGGGGCAGG GGCATGACTCGAGAAACCCAAAAAGCTTACGAAACGAAGAAAGAGCAGATGAAGCTATGGGGCCAGTTCTCAAGAAAGAAATTGAACCCAATGCCTCTCAGATGGAGATATTGAGGAAATGTACAGTACACGAAGATTTAAATACTGAACAAAACACATCTCAAGGTGGGATGACGGATTGTCCAACGGCTATCAAAACCCGGAAAGGGTTACCTTCTTCTTCGCAAGGAAATTTTCCCGACATGTTCCTAAAAAAAGTGGTCACCATAACTAACATCTGTACTGATAGAATCAGATCACCCATTAGCGGTGTTAGGGTCACATACGACAATCTAGTTTGGGTGATCTATTTTCGGAACCACGTGAAACTATTCAGTTCCTCTGGAGACGTCCTTAGATCTACTGACTTAGATTTCTGGCCATTTTCTTATTCTTGTATGACCAACGGGGACCTTTTGGTGACACATGGAAACGATTGTTCGCCCCCAAAACCAACAATAGAACTGATTTCTCGGGAAGGCAACACAAGAAGGATCGCTGATCTTTCTGCAGTTGTCCAGTTTATTTGGAGTATTCTTTACCAAGACGAGAGAATATACGTAATTGGCGAAAATGAAAAGCAAAAGAGCAAACGGTATATCATAATTCAACTTGAAATGAACGGAGAAATCGAGAGAGTGTATGAACTGAAACCAAATTGCGTTAAGATAGATCATTTGATTTCTCTACATGGTCAGATCTTTGCCATGCGCTATGAAAAGTTTGGCATGCTTCCTTTGGGAACTGATTACGTTTCATCTGTGCCTGTCAACAAAGTTCATATTGAGAGAGCATGCTCATCGGGGGCATCTGTGGACAATTTCGGGAATGTTATTGTGGGATCAGGCTCGTTACTCTCAAATATTATCGTAATAGATCCAAAACTAGAACGCaagcataaaatatattttgaaaaaccaCAATCGGGACCGATTCGCTCCACGGCTGTTGATCAGCAAAATCAGCTGTGGATCGTGACGGACGACGGAAATCTGTACATTACTAAATACCTGAAAGACAGTGCGTTTGATCAGCAAGATGATCTTTCGGCTATTTAG
- the LOC105322755 gene encoding uncharacterized protein isoform X4 has product MLNRRKRRQEEGQGHDSRNPKSLRNEERADEAMGPVLKKEIEPNASQMEILRKCTVHEDLNTEQNTSQGGMTDCPTAIKTRKGLPSSSQGNFPDMFLKKVVTITNICTDRIRSPISGVRVTYDNLVWVIYFRNHVKLFSSSGDVLRSTDLDFWPFSYSCMTNGDLLVTHGNDCSPPKPTIELISREGNTRRIADLSAVVQFIWSILYQDERIYVIGENEKQKSKRYIIIQLEMNGEIERVYELKPNCVKIDHLISLHGQIFAMRYEKFGMLPLGTDYVSSVPVNKVHIERACSSGASVDNFGNVIVGSGSLLSNIIVIDPKLERKHKIYFEKPQSGPIRSTAVDQQNQLWIVTDDGNLYITKYLKDSAFDQQDDLSAI; this is encoded by the exons ATGTTAAATCGCCGGAAGAGGAGACAGGAAGAGGGGCAGG GGCATGACTCGAGAAACCCAAAAAGCTTACGAAACGAAGAAAGAGCAGATGAAGCTATGGGGCCAGTTCTCAAGAAAGAAATTGAACCCAATGCCTCTCAGATGGAGATATTGAGGAAATGTACAGTACACGAAGATTTAAATACTGAACAAAACACATCTCAAGGTGGGATGACGGATTGTCCAACGGCTATCAAAACCCGGAAAGGGTTACCTTCTTCTTCGCAAGGAAATTTTCCCGACATGTTCCTAAAAAAAGTGGTCACCATAACTAACATCTGTACTGATAGAATCAGATCACCCATTAGCGGTGTTAGGGTCACATACGACAATCTAGTTTGGGTGATCTATTTTCGGAACCACGTGAAACTATTCAGTTCCTCTGGAGACGTCCTTAGATCTACTGACTTAGATTTCTGGCCATTTTCTTATTCTTGTATGACCAACGGGGACCTTTTGGTGACACATGGAAACGATTGTTCGCCCCCAAAACCAACAATAGAACTGATTTCTCGGGAAGGCAACACAAGAAGGATCGCTGATCTTTCTGCAGTTGTCCAGTTTATTTGGAGTATTCTTTACCAAGACGAGAGAATATACGTAATTGGCGAAAATGAAAAGCAAAAGAGCAAACGGTATATCATAATTCAACTTGAAATGAACGGAGAAATCGAGAGAGTGTATGAACTGAAACCAAATTGCGTTAAGATAGATCATTTGATTTCTCTACATGGTCAGATCTTTGCCATGCGCTATGAAAAGTTTGGCATGCTTCCTTTGGGAACTGATTACGTTTCATCTGTGCCTGTCAACAAAGTTCATATTGAGAGAGCATGCTCATCGGGGGCATCTGTGGACAATTTCGGGAATGTTATTGTGGGATCAGGCTCGTTACTCTCAAATATTATCGTAATAGATCCAAAACTAGAACGCaagcataaaatatattttgaaaaaccaCAATCGGGACCGATTCGCTCCACGGCTGTTGATCAGCAAAATCAGCTGTGGATCGTGACGGACGACGGAAATCTGTACATTACTAAATACCTGAAAGACAGTGCGTTTGATCAGCAAGATGATCTTTCGGCTATTTAG
- the LOC105322755 gene encoding uncharacterized protein isoform X3, translated as MFKENKGLKMDHVLPKVTNEDFEEVGTKTASPTRACSRNEIGDTKEQTPGTSMLNRRKRRQEEGQGHDSRNPKSLRNEERADEAMGPVLKKEIEPNASQMEILRKCTVHEDLNTEQNTSQGGMTDCPTAIKTRKGLPSSSQGNFPDMFLKKVVTITNICTDRIRSPISGVRVTYDNLVWVIYFRNHVKLFSSSGDVLRSTDLDFWPFSYSCMTNGDLLVTHGNDCSPPKPTIELISREGNTRRIADLSAVVQFIWSILYQDERIYVIGENEKQKSKRYIIIQLEMNGEIERVYELKPNCVKIDHLISLHGQIFAMRYEKFGMLPLGTDYVSSVPVNKVHIERACSSGASVDNFGNVIVGSGSLLSNIIVIDPKLERKHKIYFEKPQSGPIRSTAVDQQNQLWIVTDDGNLYITKYLKDSAFDQQDDLSAI; from the exons ATG ttcaaagaaaacaaaggaCTCAAAATGGATCACGTACTTCCTAAAG TGACAAATGAAGATTTTGAAGAGGTTGGTACAAAAACCGCTTCTCCAACAAGAGCTTGCAGTCGGAATGAGATCGGCGATACCAAAGAGCAGACCCCAGGGACATCGATGTTAAATCGCCGGAAGAGGAGACAGGAAGAGGGGCAGG GGCATGACTCGAGAAACCCAAAAAGCTTACGAAACGAAGAAAGAGCAGATGAAGCTATGGGGCCAGTTCTCAAGAAAGAAATTGAACCCAATGCCTCTCAGATGGAGATATTGAGGAAATGTACAGTACACGAAGATTTAAATACTGAACAAAACACATCTCAAGGTGGGATGACGGATTGTCCAACGGCTATCAAAACCCGGAAAGGGTTACCTTCTTCTTCGCAAGGAAATTTTCCCGACATGTTCCTAAAAAAAGTGGTCACCATAACTAACATCTGTACTGATAGAATCAGATCACCCATTAGCGGTGTTAGGGTCACATACGACAATCTAGTTTGGGTGATCTATTTTCGGAACCACGTGAAACTATTCAGTTCCTCTGGAGACGTCCTTAGATCTACTGACTTAGATTTCTGGCCATTTTCTTATTCTTGTATGACCAACGGGGACCTTTTGGTGACACATGGAAACGATTGTTCGCCCCCAAAACCAACAATAGAACTGATTTCTCGGGAAGGCAACACAAGAAGGATCGCTGATCTTTCTGCAGTTGTCCAGTTTATTTGGAGTATTCTTTACCAAGACGAGAGAATATACGTAATTGGCGAAAATGAAAAGCAAAAGAGCAAACGGTATATCATAATTCAACTTGAAATGAACGGAGAAATCGAGAGAGTGTATGAACTGAAACCAAATTGCGTTAAGATAGATCATTTGATTTCTCTACATGGTCAGATCTTTGCCATGCGCTATGAAAAGTTTGGCATGCTTCCTTTGGGAACTGATTACGTTTCATCTGTGCCTGTCAACAAAGTTCATATTGAGAGAGCATGCTCATCGGGGGCATCTGTGGACAATTTCGGGAATGTTATTGTGGGATCAGGCTCGTTACTCTCAAATATTATCGTAATAGATCCAAAACTAGAACGCaagcataaaatatattttgaaaaaccaCAATCGGGACCGATTCGCTCCACGGCTGTTGATCAGCAAAATCAGCTGTGGATCGTGACGGACGACGGAAATCTGTACATTACTAAATACCTGAAAGACAGTGCGTTTGATCAGCAAGATGATCTTTCGGCTATTTAG
- the LOC105337092 gene encoding formin-binding protein 4 isoform X1 produces MGRTRGGRRHVLQLNDNQESYLVKYGYSRMEGDGNGEDNSGSDMETEQDQGEPPEACSSSKNPPDTPDIDDKVANFLAEIQSIDPETEEDPDSRPSFQNGGGIAIPPPTFSLNSSQSLPDKAQEPERPISKKATNAYKSMFVKGESEFVRSKEDKNFVKSASDEVEWPEEPTTVWQQTLDENTQYHYYWNTVTNEVTWEIPPDYTRYLLLYKEYEEKVDKLKKEGKVKPPSKTVPKATEGLVPPVSKPDWSATPAAPNSIKATGESVSSSSEIVPEVNETSPGILKKKETTASVLPDSTNSKTKTPQLVSYHGGSSAESSTDSSEDSDSEEDTKKTNKRGKDQEGDDLDLDDIDKALEMALEKKKSHKEHKSRRKRSSEKSDKDGKGNLPKTRSLVDAMREQVQQKQEVEARRKAAIEEMMARELERRVGPPRKRPTPEDPSLHGDWEGKRAKVMEYEHGRRSRRDERESQGRSSTDKDYDRDSRHKRDDHKKHKKDDRDRRRDDKKKDEHRKKDKQDDRRRDERKRHRDKDKDRDREKDEKKKDKKKDKQKDEDKEEKTESEKNSKEPVKQERKPEEIPEEKEEVKKVEEKPVKKDPVSPPPPPSMKKAEPFVTTVKAEGSNFCENHLTAVQLANLKMQASELVELGLSKLEFLEVTKKGLSKLQILLVELETRQQDWQSGGLSTEYFLLKLEEANRQLQQYEQSAAPPGWSCHWDRAYRRYFYMNKKTSQTQWDYPEEEDEEEADETGHTDRQHSMSSSPQRDVDEDASQTSDMGHLNGEEASSSTTDTETRPKTKESQKLEKFQKSKVDSQDGDKHLVGNSDSMDIQEQVEDSSEVSQYVEGESVSSTVQPSSEAGVPDTTSILSVMDEIFQGKSKHGKSAPAVSQSYDYTNSTAAASVMQGEPPPPGTDLDLLLAAPPPPPPPADEDSTGPMEAYDTSVPMAMTSHPLTYSGIDGDPMVHSSVSDTSMYPSETGIMSAESSYVSERTDAPPLVTQEPVVIARPPQVFTRGDEPGSSAEVLSGTEAMPESGPGEDISPSPTAAALSVAAELPSSSGITSEKKKKKKDKSISGSGLHLKKKNVTSLVQKWQKVKMEVEIEERNREEREQAIRQKLEEYKQEYS; encoded by the exons ATGGGTCGAACACGAGGGGGTAGAAGACATGTGCTACAACTGAACGACAACCAAGAGAGTTACTTAG tCAAATATGGATACAGCCGAATGGAAGGTGATG GAAATGGAGAAGATAACAGTGGATCTGACATGGAGACAGAGCAAG aCCAGGGAGAACCCCCTGAGGCATGTAGCTCCAGTAAGAATCCACCCGACACACCAGACATTGACGACAAGGTTGCCAACTTCCTTGCT GAAATTCAGTCCATAGATCCTGAAACAGAAGAGGATCCAGATTCCAGACCAAGCTTCCAAAATGGTGGAGGCATAGCTATTCCCCCTCCCACTTTTTCTCTGAATTCCAGTCAGTCTCTCCCAGACAAGGCACAGGAGCCCGAGCGACCCATCTCTAAGAAGGCGACGAATGCCTACAAGAGCATGTTCGTGAAGGGAGAGTCAGAGTTTGTCCGATCTAAGGAGGATAAGAACTTTGTGAAATCAGCTTCTGATGAAGTGGAGTGGCCAGAAG AGCCCACCACTGTTTGGCAACAGACCTTGGATGAGAACACACAATACCACTATTACTGGAACACAGTTACCAATGAGGTGACCTGGGAAATACCCCCAGACTACACAAGGTACCTGCTCCTGTACAAGGAATATGAAGAGAAAGTGGACAAGCTCAAGAAAGAGGGCAAAGTAAAGCCACCATCAAAAACAGTTCCCAAAGCGACAGAGGG GCTAGTGCCTCCAGTCTCAAAACCTGATTGGTCAGCTACACCAGCGGCTCCAAACAGCATTAAGGCCACAGGAGAATCTGTTTCCTCAAGCTCGGAGATCGTTCCAGAAGTGAATGAGACTTCCCCTGGAATcctcaaaaaaaaagaaaccaccGCATCAGTCCTTCCAGATAGTACTAACAGTAAAACCAAAACCCCCCAGCTGGTGTCCTATCATGGAGGGAGCAGTGCCGAGAGCAGCACAGACAGCAGTGAGGATTCCGATAGCGAGGAGGATACCAAGAAGACGAACAAACGCGGCAAGGACCAAGAAGGTGATGATCTGGACCTTGACGACATTGACAAGGCACTAGAGATGgcattagaaaagaaaaag TCTCACAAAGAGCACAAGTCAAGGAGAAAAAGATCCTCTGAAAAATCTGACAAAGATGGGAAGGGAAATCTTCCAAAGACTAGGTCTCTAGTGGATGCTATGCGAGAACAAGTCCAGCAAAAACAAGAAGTGGAGGCCAGAAGGAAGGCGGCCATTGAGGAGATGATGGCCAGGGAGCTGGAGAGGAGAGTGGGGCCTCCCAGAAAAAGACCCACTCCAGAGGACCCCTCCCTGCATGGGGACTGGGAGGGTAAACGAGCCAAAGTCATGGAGTATGAGCATGGCAGAAGAAGCCGAAGAGATGAACGAGAAA GCCAGGGTCGAAGCAGTACGGACAAGGATTATGACAGGGATTCCCGCCACAAAAGAGATGATCACAAGAAGCATAAGAAGGATGATAGGGATAGAAGGAGAGACGACAAGAAAAAGGATGAACACAGGAAGAAAGACAAGCAGGATGATAGAAGGAGAGATGAAAGGAAGCGG CATAGAGATAAAGATAAAGACAGGGATAgagaaaaagatgaaaagaaaaaagacaaGAAGAAAGACAAACAGAAGGATGAGGACAAGGAAGAGAAAACTGAATCGGAGAAGAATTCGAAGGAACCAGTGAAGCAAGAGAGAAAACCGGAGGAGATACCCGAGGAGAAAGAGGAAGTCAAGAAAGTGGAAGAAAAGCCGGTGAAGAAAGATCCTGTCTCCCCACCCCCACCACCCAGCATGAAGAAAGCAGAGCCATTTGTAACGACAGTGAAGGCAGAGGGAAGCAACTTCTGTGAAAATCATCTGACTGCTGTACAGTTAGCTAACTTGAAA ATGCAAGCATCAGAGTTGGTGGAATTGGGCTTGAGTAAACTTGAGTTTTTAGAAGTGACAAAGAAGGGACTGTCCAAACTGCAAATATTGTTGGTAGAATTGGAG ACAAGACAGCAGGATTGGCAGTCAGGCGGGTTATCTACTGAATACTTCCTGTTAAAGCTTGAGGAGGCAAATCGTCAGCTACAACAGTACGAGCAAAGTGCGGCTCCCCCTGGTTGGTCTTGCCACTGGGACAG AGCTTACAGGAGGTACTTCTACATGAACAAGAAAACCAGCCAAACCCAGTGGGATTACCCGGAGGAAGAGGATGAAGAGGAGGCTGATGAAACtggacacacagacagacaacaCTCCATGTCATCCAG TCCACAAAGAGATGTGGATGAGGATGCAAGTCAGACATCAGACATGGGGCATCTTAATGGAGAAGAAGCTTCCAGCTCAACCACAGACACTGAGACCAGACCTAAAACAAAGGAAAGTCAAAAATtagagaaatttcaaaaatcaaaagtgGATTCCCAAGATGGAGACAAACATTTGGTAGGTAATTCAGACAGCATGGATATTCAGGAGCAGGTGGAGGATAGCTCTGAAGTCAGTCAGTATGTGGAGGGGGAATCTGTTAGCTCCACGGTCCAGCCTTCAAGTGAAGCAGGTGTACCAGATACAACGTCCATACTGTCAGTCATGGATGAAATCTTCCAG ggaaaatcaaaacatggAAAATCTGCCCCag CAGTGTCCCAGAGTTATGACTACACAAACAGTACTGCCGCTGCGTCCGTTATGCAGggggaacccccacccccaggCACTGACCTGGATTTACTTCTAGCAGCTCCCCCACCACCACCCCCACCAGCAGATGAAGATTCAACTGGACCCATGGAGGCTTATGATACCAGTGTTCCAATGGCTATGACTTCCCATCCCCTAACCTATTCAGGTATTGACGGAGATCCCATGGTGCATTCCAGTGTGTCAGATACCAGCATGTACCCATCAGAGACTGGCATTATGTCAGCTGAGTCCTCCTACGTGTCAGAGAGGACTGATGCCCCACCGCTGGTTACCCAAGAGCCTGTGGTGATTGCTCGGCCCCCTCAGGTGTTTACGAGGGGGGATGAACCAGGGTCGTCTGCTGAGGTGTTGTCTGGTACAGAGGCGATGCCGGAAAGTGGGCCAGGGGAGGATATCAGTCCCTCACCGACGGCGGCAGCTTTATCAGTCGCAGCTGAACTCCCCAGCAGTAGTGGAATAACCagtgagaaaaagaaaaaaaagaaagacaag TCTATCAGTGGCTCAGGCTTGCATCTCAAGAAGAAGAATGTGACTTCGTTGGTACAGAAGTGGCAGAAAGTGAAGATGGAAGTGGAGATAGAGGAGCGGAACCGTGAGGAGCGTGAGCAGGCGATCCGTCAGAAGCTGGAGGAGTACAAGCAAGAGTACAGCTG a
- the LOC105337092 gene encoding formin-binding protein 4 isoform X2, producing MGRTRGGRRHVLQLNDNQESYLVKYGYSRMEGDGNGEDNSGSDMETEQDQGEPPEACSSSKNPPDTPDIDDKVANFLAEIQSIDPETEEDPDSRPSFQNGGGIAIPPPTFSLNSSQSLPDKAQEPERPISKKATNAYKSMFVKGESEFVRSKEDKNFVKSASDEVEWPEEPTTVWQQTLDENTQYHYYWNTVTNEVTWEIPPDYTRYLLLYKEYEEKVDKLKKEGKVKPPSKTVPKATEGLVPPVSKPDWSATPAAPNSIKATGESVSSSSEIVPEVNETSPGILKKKETTASVLPDSTNSKTKTPQLVSYHGGSSAESSTDSSEDSDSEEDTKKTNKRGKDQEGDDLDLDDIDKALEMALEKKKSHKEHKSRRKRSSEKSDKDGKGNLPKTRSLVDAMREQVQQKQEVEARRKAAIEEMMARELERRVGPPRKRPTPEDPSLHGDWEGKRAKVMEYEHGRRSRRDERESQGRSSTDKDYDRDSRHKRDDHKKHKKDDRDRRRDDKKKDEHRKKDKQDDRRRDERKRHRDKDKDRDREKDEKKKDKKKDKQKDEDKEEKTESEKNSKEPVKQERKPEEIPEEKEEVKKVEEKPVKKDPVSPPPPPSMKKAEPFVTTVKAEGSNFCENHLTAVQLANLKMQASELVELGLSKLEFLEVTKKGLSKLQILLVELETRQQDWQSGGLSTEYFLLKLEEANRQLQQYEQSAAPPGWSCHWDRAYRRYFYMNKKTSQTQWDYPEEEDEEEADETGHTDRQHSMSSSPQRDVDEDASQTSDMGHLNGEEASSSTTDTETRPKTKESQKLEKFQKSKVDSQDGDKHLVGNSDSMDIQEQVEDSSEVSQYVEGESVSSTVQPSSEAGVPDTTSILSVMDEIFQGKSKHGKSAPVSQSYDYTNSTAAASVMQGEPPPPGTDLDLLLAAPPPPPPPADEDSTGPMEAYDTSVPMAMTSHPLTYSGIDGDPMVHSSVSDTSMYPSETGIMSAESSYVSERTDAPPLVTQEPVVIARPPQVFTRGDEPGSSAEVLSGTEAMPESGPGEDISPSPTAAALSVAAELPSSSGITSEKKKKKKDKSISGSGLHLKKKNVTSLVQKWQKVKMEVEIEERNREEREQAIRQKLEEYKQEYS from the exons ATGGGTCGAACACGAGGGGGTAGAAGACATGTGCTACAACTGAACGACAACCAAGAGAGTTACTTAG tCAAATATGGATACAGCCGAATGGAAGGTGATG GAAATGGAGAAGATAACAGTGGATCTGACATGGAGACAGAGCAAG aCCAGGGAGAACCCCCTGAGGCATGTAGCTCCAGTAAGAATCCACCCGACACACCAGACATTGACGACAAGGTTGCCAACTTCCTTGCT GAAATTCAGTCCATAGATCCTGAAACAGAAGAGGATCCAGATTCCAGACCAAGCTTCCAAAATGGTGGAGGCATAGCTATTCCCCCTCCCACTTTTTCTCTGAATTCCAGTCAGTCTCTCCCAGACAAGGCACAGGAGCCCGAGCGACCCATCTCTAAGAAGGCGACGAATGCCTACAAGAGCATGTTCGTGAAGGGAGAGTCAGAGTTTGTCCGATCTAAGGAGGATAAGAACTTTGTGAAATCAGCTTCTGATGAAGTGGAGTGGCCAGAAG AGCCCACCACTGTTTGGCAACAGACCTTGGATGAGAACACACAATACCACTATTACTGGAACACAGTTACCAATGAGGTGACCTGGGAAATACCCCCAGACTACACAAGGTACCTGCTCCTGTACAAGGAATATGAAGAGAAAGTGGACAAGCTCAAGAAAGAGGGCAAAGTAAAGCCACCATCAAAAACAGTTCCCAAAGCGACAGAGGG GCTAGTGCCTCCAGTCTCAAAACCTGATTGGTCAGCTACACCAGCGGCTCCAAACAGCATTAAGGCCACAGGAGAATCTGTTTCCTCAAGCTCGGAGATCGTTCCAGAAGTGAATGAGACTTCCCCTGGAATcctcaaaaaaaaagaaaccaccGCATCAGTCCTTCCAGATAGTACTAACAGTAAAACCAAAACCCCCCAGCTGGTGTCCTATCATGGAGGGAGCAGTGCCGAGAGCAGCACAGACAGCAGTGAGGATTCCGATAGCGAGGAGGATACCAAGAAGACGAACAAACGCGGCAAGGACCAAGAAGGTGATGATCTGGACCTTGACGACATTGACAAGGCACTAGAGATGgcattagaaaagaaaaag TCTCACAAAGAGCACAAGTCAAGGAGAAAAAGATCCTCTGAAAAATCTGACAAAGATGGGAAGGGAAATCTTCCAAAGACTAGGTCTCTAGTGGATGCTATGCGAGAACAAGTCCAGCAAAAACAAGAAGTGGAGGCCAGAAGGAAGGCGGCCATTGAGGAGATGATGGCCAGGGAGCTGGAGAGGAGAGTGGGGCCTCCCAGAAAAAGACCCACTCCAGAGGACCCCTCCCTGCATGGGGACTGGGAGGGTAAACGAGCCAAAGTCATGGAGTATGAGCATGGCAGAAGAAGCCGAAGAGATGAACGAGAAA GCCAGGGTCGAAGCAGTACGGACAAGGATTATGACAGGGATTCCCGCCACAAAAGAGATGATCACAAGAAGCATAAGAAGGATGATAGGGATAGAAGGAGAGACGACAAGAAAAAGGATGAACACAGGAAGAAAGACAAGCAGGATGATAGAAGGAGAGATGAAAGGAAGCGG CATAGAGATAAAGATAAAGACAGGGATAgagaaaaagatgaaaagaaaaaagacaaGAAGAAAGACAAACAGAAGGATGAGGACAAGGAAGAGAAAACTGAATCGGAGAAGAATTCGAAGGAACCAGTGAAGCAAGAGAGAAAACCGGAGGAGATACCCGAGGAGAAAGAGGAAGTCAAGAAAGTGGAAGAAAAGCCGGTGAAGAAAGATCCTGTCTCCCCACCCCCACCACCCAGCATGAAGAAAGCAGAGCCATTTGTAACGACAGTGAAGGCAGAGGGAAGCAACTTCTGTGAAAATCATCTGACTGCTGTACAGTTAGCTAACTTGAAA ATGCAAGCATCAGAGTTGGTGGAATTGGGCTTGAGTAAACTTGAGTTTTTAGAAGTGACAAAGAAGGGACTGTCCAAACTGCAAATATTGTTGGTAGAATTGGAG ACAAGACAGCAGGATTGGCAGTCAGGCGGGTTATCTACTGAATACTTCCTGTTAAAGCTTGAGGAGGCAAATCGTCAGCTACAACAGTACGAGCAAAGTGCGGCTCCCCCTGGTTGGTCTTGCCACTGGGACAG AGCTTACAGGAGGTACTTCTACATGAACAAGAAAACCAGCCAAACCCAGTGGGATTACCCGGAGGAAGAGGATGAAGAGGAGGCTGATGAAACtggacacacagacagacaacaCTCCATGTCATCCAG TCCACAAAGAGATGTGGATGAGGATGCAAGTCAGACATCAGACATGGGGCATCTTAATGGAGAAGAAGCTTCCAGCTCAACCACAGACACTGAGACCAGACCTAAAACAAAGGAAAGTCAAAAATtagagaaatttcaaaaatcaaaagtgGATTCCCAAGATGGAGACAAACATTTGGTAGGTAATTCAGACAGCATGGATATTCAGGAGCAGGTGGAGGATAGCTCTGAAGTCAGTCAGTATGTGGAGGGGGAATCTGTTAGCTCCACGGTCCAGCCTTCAAGTGAAGCAGGTGTACCAGATACAACGTCCATACTGTCAGTCATGGATGAAATCTTCCAG ggaaaatcaaaacatggAAAATCTGCCCCag TGTCCCAGAGTTATGACTACACAAACAGTACTGCCGCTGCGTCCGTTATGCAGggggaacccccacccccaggCACTGACCTGGATTTACTTCTAGCAGCTCCCCCACCACCACCCCCACCAGCAGATGAAGATTCAACTGGACCCATGGAGGCTTATGATACCAGTGTTCCAATGGCTATGACTTCCCATCCCCTAACCTATTCAGGTATTGACGGAGATCCCATGGTGCATTCCAGTGTGTCAGATACCAGCATGTACCCATCAGAGACTGGCATTATGTCAGCTGAGTCCTCCTACGTGTCAGAGAGGACTGATGCCCCACCGCTGGTTACCCAAGAGCCTGTGGTGATTGCTCGGCCCCCTCAGGTGTTTACGAGGGGGGATGAACCAGGGTCGTCTGCTGAGGTGTTGTCTGGTACAGAGGCGATGCCGGAAAGTGGGCCAGGGGAGGATATCAGTCCCTCACCGACGGCGGCAGCTTTATCAGTCGCAGCTGAACTCCCCAGCAGTAGTGGAATAACCagtgagaaaaagaaaaaaaagaaagacaag TCTATCAGTGGCTCAGGCTTGCATCTCAAGAAGAAGAATGTGACTTCGTTGGTACAGAAGTGGCAGAAAGTGAAGATGGAAGTGGAGATAGAGGAGCGGAACCGTGAGGAGCGTGAGCAGGCGATCCGTCAGAAGCTGGAGGAGTACAAGCAAGAGTACAGCTG a